One Sphingomonas sp. SUN039 genomic window carries:
- a CDS encoding phosphotransferase family protein, with protein MRDLDLIRDGLTRVLPDGGGITGIRAFSTGHSNETYLVEGLDQILRLPASAEPLMPGSHDVLAQARIYGAAAAQGLPVPAILWTGEDTAVLGDPFFVMARVAGEEVNDYQPQASFADASPEARAAMCETWMNLFCGLARSAPLDVLGATIGPEDQARRWQDMACAAHCPELVAQIDRLLAVPAPRSGPVAVVHGDPKLANLMWDAGALTAVLDWELAYNGDPLADLGYILFFFASDNHPANRACGYPGMWTRDRIIANWTAKTGRPTAGIEWHEIAAVAKMSAIIAYGHYLYTSGKSADARFLQWKVPLDRNLVLIDTLLTHL; from the coding sequence ATGCGCGATTTGGATTTGATTCGGGACGGGTTGACGCGCGTCCTGCCTGACGGCGGCGGCATTACGGGCATCCGAGCGTTTTCGACGGGCCATTCGAACGAGACCTATCTGGTCGAAGGACTTGATCAGATATTGCGACTGCCCGCGTCGGCCGAGCCGCTGATGCCTGGCAGTCATGACGTCCTTGCCCAGGCACGCATCTATGGAGCGGCGGCAGCGCAGGGTTTGCCGGTTCCGGCAATTCTCTGGACGGGCGAAGATACCGCCGTCCTCGGCGATCCCTTCTTCGTGATGGCGCGCGTCGCCGGCGAGGAGGTCAACGACTATCAACCCCAGGCCAGTTTCGCCGATGCTTCGCCCGAAGCGCGCGCGGCGATGTGTGAAACATGGATGAACCTTTTTTGCGGCCTGGCCCGCAGCGCACCGCTCGACGTTCTGGGAGCGACGATCGGCCCGGAGGATCAGGCGCGGCGCTGGCAGGACATGGCATGCGCGGCACATTGTCCCGAACTGGTCGCGCAGATCGACCGCCTGCTTGCTGTGCCTGCACCACGGTCGGGGCCGGTTGCTGTCGTCCATGGCGACCCCAAACTGGCCAATCTGATGTGGGACGCGGGCGCGTTGACCGCCGTGCTCGACTGGGAACTGGCCTATAATGGCGACCCGCTTGCCGACCTCGGCTATATCCTGTTCTTCTTTGCGTCGGACAACCATCCGGCCAATCGCGCTTGCGGCTACCCCGGTATGTGGACCCGCGACCGGATTATTGCGAACTGGACTGCCAAGACCGGGCGTCCCACCGCCGGAATCGAATGGCACGAAATTGCCGCTGTCGCGAAAATGTCCGCGATCATCGCCTATGGCCATTACCTCTATACCAGCGGGAAAAGCGCCGATGCGCGCTTCCTCCAGTGGAAAGTGCCGCTCGACCGCAATCTCGTGCTGATCGACACGCTCCTCACCCACCTCTGA
- a CDS encoding nuclear transport factor 2 family protein, which yields MTIETLADRIAICELKARYCGLLGTKQWDAWSNLFTEDFALDTSEAGGPPPIAGRDEALASVRAFIEAARTVHHVHAPEISIDRNIAHGICAMQDRVVLGAGPSLTGYGHYTETYVKRDGTWRIAASKLARLFIDFKEAEAA from the coding sequence ATGACGATCGAGACCCTCGCCGATCGTATTGCGATCTGCGAACTCAAGGCACGCTACTGCGGCTTGCTCGGCACAAAGCAGTGGGACGCGTGGTCGAACTTGTTCACTGAGGATTTCGCGCTCGACACGTCCGAAGCAGGCGGCCCGCCGCCTATCGCCGGGCGCGATGAAGCACTCGCCTCGGTTCGGGCGTTCATCGAAGCGGCGCGGACAGTGCACCATGTACACGCACCGGAAATCAGCATCGATCGTAATATTGCGCATGGGATCTGCGCGATGCAGGACCGCGTCGTCCTCGGCGCTGGCCCCAGCCTGACCGGCTACGGCCACTACACCGAAACCTATGTAAAGCGCGACGGCACCTGGCGGATTGCGGCAAGTAAACTCGCTCGACTGTTCATTGATTTCAAAGAAGCGGAGGCGGCGTGA
- a CDS encoding cyclase family protein, whose product MTASPTDRWTARPEGSNWGDFGPDDQIGRLNLITPERRRAAAAEVREGIAFCLSLPLDCPRHVELHPRRKSPEIGYFLRGDDPTMNYPMARVTPGQDDVVCDDKALISLQFSTQWDSLCHIGALHDGHGDGTRDVTYYNGYRAPDHICGPVDYLHGKAALPAPYGARALGIETMAATALQARGVMIDLFSHVGLERVAVGYDRLMSILEADAIEVETGDVLCFRTGFDRALLARYGDPRASFEQHRCAGLDGADERLQRWIDDSGVAALVSDNEAVEVLPPTSVPDGHGTHIPLHHLCLFKLGIPLGELFLLSDLADWLRAHGRARFLFTAPPLRLPGAVGSPVTGVGTV is encoded by the coding sequence ATGACCGCATCGCCGACCGATCGTTGGACTGCCAGACCCGAAGGGTCAAACTGGGGCGACTTCGGTCCTGACGACCAGATCGGGCGCCTCAATCTGATCACCCCCGAACGGCGTCGTGCCGCCGCGGCCGAAGTGCGCGAGGGGATTGCGTTCTGCCTGTCGCTACCGCTCGACTGCCCGCGTCATGTCGAACTCCACCCGCGCCGCAAGTCGCCCGAGATCGGCTATTTCCTGCGCGGCGACGACCCGACAATGAATTATCCGATGGCACGCGTGACGCCGGGGCAGGACGATGTCGTGTGCGACGACAAGGCGCTGATCTCGCTCCAGTTCTCGACGCAATGGGACAGCCTGTGCCACATCGGCGCGCTGCACGACGGACATGGCGACGGCACCCGCGACGTCACTTACTATAATGGCTATCGCGCGCCCGACCATATCTGCGGCCCGGTCGATTATCTCCACGGCAAGGCCGCTCTCCCGGCGCCTTATGGGGCCCGCGCGCTGGGGATCGAAACAATGGCGGCCACAGCGTTACAGGCACGTGGCGTGATGATCGACCTGTTCAGCCATGTCGGGTTGGAGCGGGTCGCCGTCGGCTACGACCGGCTGATGTCGATCCTCGAGGCCGACGCGATCGAGGTGGAGACCGGTGACGTGCTTTGCTTCCGCACCGGCTTTGACCGTGCCTTGCTCGCGCGCTACGGCGATCCTCGCGCGTCGTTCGAGCAGCACCGGTGCGCCGGACTCGACGGGGCCGATGAGCGTCTGCAGCGCTGGATCGACGATTCGGGTGTCGCTGCGCTGGTTTCGGATAATGAGGCGGTCGAAGTCCTTCCGCCGACAAGCGTGCCCGACGGACACGGCACGCATATTCCGCTTCATCATCTTTGCCTGTTCAAGCTCGGCATCCCGCTGGGCGAGTTGTTCCTGCTGTCCGATCTTGCCGACTGGCTCCGCGCGCATGGTCGCGCACGCTTCCTGTTCACCGCGCCGCCGTTGCGCTTGCCGGGGGCGGTCGGGTCGCCCGTAACCGGTGTCGGCACCGTCTAG
- a CDS encoding NAD-dependent epimerase/dehydratase family protein, protein MKGESLALVTGASGFVGSHIVRLLTARGRKVRVLLRKSSSQAALHNLPIEIVYGDVLDPASLQAAMQGCATVFHSVVDPRFWLTDQTPIFRNNVDGLVHAMDAALACGVNRFVFTSTMGTLGLNPDGPVTEDIPFNWLDRAPPYIRARLEAENRFFEYCRQKGLPGVALCVANTYGPQDYQPTPHNGQLWQIAQGKAKVALDVAQPTVDIRDVAEAAVAAETRGRTGQRYIIANEFIGARAFHALATVDRGTAAPMLISYRTAHAIAWGVERAMKLLRRKDYVVSTDAIFLSKVFRGMDSSKARRELGWAPRPISETVRDAVNWFAAHDAEIN, encoded by the coding sequence GTGAAGGGCGAAAGTCTCGCACTTGTCACCGGGGCGAGCGGATTTGTCGGCAGCCATATCGTCCGACTTCTGACGGCGCGGGGCCGCAAGGTCCGTGTTCTGCTCCGGAAGTCCAGCAGCCAAGCGGCCCTGCACAATCTGCCGATCGAGATCGTTTACGGCGATGTGCTCGATCCGGCATCGTTGCAGGCAGCGATGCAGGGATGCGCCACTGTTTTTCACAGCGTCGTCGATCCGCGCTTCTGGCTTACCGACCAGACGCCGATCTTCCGGAACAATGTCGACGGCCTGGTCCATGCCATGGACGCCGCGCTCGCTTGTGGCGTGAACCGCTTCGTTTTCACCAGCACCATGGGAACATTGGGACTCAACCCCGATGGACCAGTGACCGAAGACATTCCGTTCAACTGGCTCGACCGCGCCCCGCCCTACATCAGGGCGCGCCTCGAAGCCGAAAACCGCTTTTTCGAATACTGTCGTCAAAAGGGCTTACCGGGCGTCGCGCTCTGCGTTGCCAACACCTATGGTCCGCAGGATTATCAGCCGACACCGCACAACGGCCAGCTGTGGCAGATCGCTCAAGGCAAAGCCAAAGTTGCCCTCGATGTGGCCCAGCCGACGGTCGACATCCGCGACGTCGCCGAAGCTGCAGTTGCGGCGGAAACGCGCGGCAGAACCGGCCAGCGCTACATCATCGCCAATGAGTTCATCGGTGCGCGCGCATTCCATGCGCTTGCCACGGTGGATCGCGGCACCGCCGCGCCTATGCTGATCTCCTATCGCACCGCCCATGCAATCGCGTGGGGCGTCGAGCGGGCAATGAAACTCCTGCGTCGCAAGGATTATGTCGTCAGTACCGACGCAATTTTCCTGTCGAAGGTCTTCCGGGGAATGGACAGCAGCAAAGCGCGCCGCGAACTCGGCTGGGCGCCGCGACCGATTAGCGAGACCGTGCGCGACGCGGTGAACTGGTTCGCGGCGCACGATGCCGAAATAAATTAG
- a CDS encoding nuclear transport factor 2 family protein: MTETNVIDRMYAALVAGDVAGACDCYAADAVIWHGFDRLEMTRDEAAQSWAAMTAHFPERRISDVRRQATSAGYVQQLNWHARTHEGKWMGWPVCIVVDIRDGLIARIDEYIDRAGWFEG; the protein is encoded by the coding sequence ATGACCGAGACGAACGTGATCGACCGTATGTACGCCGCGCTGGTGGCAGGCGATGTTGCGGGAGCGTGCGACTGCTACGCAGCAGATGCGGTTATCTGGCACGGCTTCGACCGCCTTGAAATGACCCGCGATGAAGCCGCGCAAAGCTGGGCCGCCATGACCGCCCATTTTCCCGAGCGCCGCATTTCCGACGTGCGCCGCCAGGCAACTTCCGCCGGCTATGTCCAGCAACTCAACTGGCACGCGCGCACGCACGAAGGGAAATGGATGGGCTGGCCGGTATGCATCGTGGTCGATATCCGCGACGGGCTGATCGCGCGAATCGACGAATATATCGATCGGGCAGGGTGGTTCGAGGGGTAA
- a CDS encoding acyl-CoA dehydrogenase family protein yields the protein MDLQYSASDRDFRQQARAWLAANVPTKRRPANGHTSAQYDRDWQRKLYEHGWAGVAWPKEYGGLGLTGLQQVIWYEEMARARAPHYINTTYVALMHAGPTLIMRGTEEQKAFHLPRILSGDALWCQGFSEPNAGSDLASLKARGTIDGDDIVVSGAKMWTTDAQHADYQELLVRTDPESHRHKGLTWIICDMKSPGIDIKPIRTMLNDEHINMVFYDDVRIPKSNVVGEIDGGWASALATLSLERGLGFIGDQLELYERVGRATDMAGKLRLEDGTLAIDDSSIRQKLAALKADALAIRAMTLADIAETDRTGQPGPKGSMMKLLVTSAHKALSELVGDMMGWDFLEFDGDRSAHPWTYDYLWSWVFSISGGTNEIQRENIADRVLHLPRAR from the coding sequence ATGGACCTGCAATATTCCGCGAGCGATCGCGACTTCCGCCAGCAGGCGCGGGCGTGGCTCGCCGCCAATGTGCCGACAAAGCGTCGCCCCGCCAACGGACATACCTCGGCGCAATACGACCGCGACTGGCAGCGCAAGCTGTACGAGCATGGCTGGGCAGGCGTCGCCTGGCCCAAAGAGTACGGCGGGCTGGGCCTGACCGGGCTGCAGCAGGTCATCTGGTATGAGGAAATGGCCCGCGCCCGTGCGCCGCATTACATCAACACGACCTATGTCGCGCTGATGCACGCCGGGCCGACGCTGATCATGCGCGGCACCGAAGAGCAAAAGGCGTTTCACTTGCCCAGGATACTGTCCGGCGACGCGCTGTGGTGCCAGGGATTTTCGGAACCGAATGCCGGATCCGACCTCGCCTCGCTGAAAGCGCGCGGTACGATCGATGGCGATGACATCGTGGTGTCCGGGGCCAAAATGTGGACGACCGACGCGCAGCACGCCGATTACCAGGAACTGCTTGTCCGCACCGATCCCGAGTCGCACCGCCACAAGGGCCTGACCTGGATTATCTGCGACATGAAGTCGCCCGGGATCGACATCAAACCGATCCGCACCATGCTCAACGACGAGCACATCAACATGGTCTTTTACGACGATGTGCGAATTCCCAAGTCGAACGTCGTTGGCGAAATCGATGGCGGTTGGGCCTCGGCATTGGCGACCTTGTCGCTGGAGCGGGGACTGGGCTTCATCGGCGATCAGCTCGAACTCTACGAGCGCGTCGGACGCGCGACCGATATGGCCGGCAAGCTCCGTCTCGAGGACGGCACGCTCGCTATCGACGACAGCAGCATCCGGCAGAAGCTTGCCGCGCTCAAGGCCGATGCGCTGGCGATCCGCGCGATGACGCTCGCCGACATCGCCGAAACCGACCGCACGGGCCAGCCGGGGCCGAAAGGTTCGATGATGAAGCTGCTCGTCACCTCCGCACACAAGGCGCTGAGCGAGCTGGTCGGCGATATGATGGGATGGGATTTCCTCGAGTTCGACGGCGACCGAAGTGCCCATCCCTGGACCTATGATTATCTTTGGAGCTGGGTCTTTTCGATTTCGGGCGGCACCAACGAAATCCAGCGCGAGAACATCGCCGACCGCGTGCTACATTTACCCCGGGCGCGCTAG
- a CDS encoding SMP-30/gluconolactonase/LRE family protein yields the protein MQATCVLDADNYLGESPVWSVDAQALWWVNCEHPAEILRWVPSTQALNRWPMPQRIGGLATKADGGLVVALADGIYDFDAVRGTVTLRAASPLPAHVTLHECHCDRHGRFWVGAFDHRFPADRSAAGGAFFRLDNQVLTPVIEGIAVANGLAFSADGRTMFAASTPQRTVKAFDIDPRSGALSNERIFLSLPSGDGHIDGATVDAEGGYWLAVVARGVIRRYLPDGALDREITLPCANPTKPAFGGRSMETLFVTSTQMRIGPDGPGSAANGGLFSLSPGVKGVAEAHFAG from the coding sequence ATGCAAGCGACATGTGTTCTCGATGCCGACAATTATCTGGGCGAGTCGCCGGTCTGGTCGGTTGATGCCCAAGCCCTGTGGTGGGTCAATTGCGAGCACCCGGCTGAAATCCTTCGCTGGGTGCCGTCGACGCAGGCGCTCAACCGCTGGCCGATGCCCCAGCGCATCGGGGGCCTCGCGACCAAGGCCGACGGCGGTTTGGTCGTCGCGCTTGCAGACGGTATCTATGATTTCGATGCCGTCCGCGGCACGGTGACGTTACGCGCGGCGTCGCCGCTTCCGGCGCATGTGACGCTGCACGAATGTCACTGCGACCGGCACGGCCGGTTTTGGGTGGGCGCGTTCGATCATCGTTTTCCGGCGGACCGCAGCGCTGCGGGCGGCGCATTTTTCCGGCTGGACAACCAAGTTCTCACGCCGGTTATCGAGGGCATTGCAGTCGCCAATGGTCTGGCTTTCAGCGCTGACGGTCGCACGATGTTCGCGGCCAGCACCCCGCAACGTACCGTCAAAGCATTCGATATCGATCCGAGATCGGGAGCGTTGTCGAACGAGCGCATCTTTCTGTCGCTGCCCTCGGGGGACGGCCATATCGATGGTGCCACGGTCGATGCCGAAGGGGGCTACTGGCTGGCCGTCGTCGCCAGGGGCGTCATCCGCCGCTACTTGCCCGACGGCGCGCTCGACCGAGAAATTACCCTGCCCTGCGCGAACCCGACCAAGCCGGCATTCGGGGGCCGCAGCATGGAGACACTGTTCGTCACTTCGACGCAGATGCGTATCGGCCCCGACGGGCCGGGATCGGCAGCGAATGGCGGACTGTTTTCGCTCAGCCCCGGCGTCAAGGGGGTTGCCGAAGCCCATTTCGCCGGATGA
- a CDS encoding amidohydrolase family protein, with translation MEIRILIKGGTVVDGSGAPAYPADVRVARGKIVEIGKGLVASKGERTVDATGCFVTPGLIETHNHWDGGVWWSPNLDPLPGYGATTSINGNCGFSMAPAPQSAEGKQDVIDIFNYFEDIPEEPMREIVPWDWTKWSEYKASMQRNVRVPMNFCAFCGHIPLRLSVMGQDAWTRAATSAEIAAMCDLLDDALAAGAMGLSSNYLDYDKFERPLPSQLADDAEFAALLGVIGRYPGATFQVILDYFMRMSANDMLERFGRLAKDAGIRMQWAGMPTLEYMAPQLPRAEALHAKFKAEGLEIYTSFNVLSPTSVINFGRTLVFGQNGNPVWQELVNTPGWDAKVVMLNDPVWRDRARESWNNQFAHSYLHVPSALFLRESESGYGPIGVTLADVMAETGTAHASDALADWVLNNGQESVILKKSWEKSEPILEKLLEDSHSLANVSDAGAHGKLFCGAGYNVFLLTDYVRDRKIISIEQGVHMLTGRLADFFGLHDRGVLEVGKAADITVFDLDEIEMRPEIKTWDVWDGTGGRTYRYTRDPAPMRLTLVNGEPTFDRGEFTGRYPGQFIGPVAAVEAYALAAE, from the coding sequence ATGGAAATCCGGATTTTGATCAAGGGCGGCACTGTCGTCGATGGATCGGGCGCACCTGCCTATCCGGCCGACGTGCGCGTCGCGCGCGGCAAGATCGTCGAGATCGGCAAGGGGCTGGTCGCATCCAAAGGCGAGCGCACGGTCGATGCGACCGGTTGTTTTGTCACGCCCGGCCTCATCGAAACCCATAATCACTGGGACGGGGGCGTCTGGTGGTCGCCCAACCTCGATCCATTGCCCGGCTATGGCGCGACGACGTCGATCAACGGCAATTGCGGCTTCTCGATGGCCCCCGCGCCGCAGAGCGCCGAGGGCAAGCAGGACGTCATCGACATCTTCAATTACTTCGAGGACATCCCCGAAGAACCGATGCGCGAAATCGTGCCATGGGACTGGACCAAGTGGAGCGAATACAAGGCATCGATGCAGCGCAACGTGCGTGTTCCGATGAATTTCTGCGCGTTTTGCGGTCACATTCCGCTGCGCCTGTCGGTGATGGGACAGGACGCCTGGACGCGGGCGGCGACATCGGCCGAAATCGCGGCGATGTGCGATTTGCTTGACGATGCGCTTGCGGCAGGCGCAATGGGCCTTTCGTCGAACTATCTCGACTATGACAAGTTTGAACGGCCGCTGCCGTCGCAGCTTGCCGACGATGCCGAATTTGCCGCCCTGCTTGGCGTGATCGGGCGCTATCCCGGCGCCACCTTCCAGGTCATTCTGGACTATTTCATGCGGATGTCTGCCAACGACATGCTCGAACGCTTCGGGCGTCTCGCCAAGGATGCCGGCATCCGGATGCAATGGGCAGGGATGCCGACACTCGAATATATGGCCCCGCAACTGCCGCGCGCCGAGGCACTGCACGCGAAGTTCAAGGCGGAAGGGTTGGAGATTTACACCAGCTTCAACGTGCTGTCGCCGACCTCGGTGATCAATTTTGGACGGACTCTGGTCTTTGGCCAGAACGGCAATCCGGTGTGGCAGGAGCTCGTCAACACGCCGGGCTGGGACGCGAAGGTGGTCATGCTCAACGATCCCGTGTGGCGGGACCGCGCCCGTGAATCATGGAACAACCAGTTCGCGCACAGCTATCTGCATGTGCCTTCCGCCCTGTTTTTGCGCGAAAGCGAATCTGGCTATGGCCCCATCGGCGTCACGCTCGCCGATGTGATGGCCGAAACCGGCACGGCGCATGCGTCGGACGCGCTGGCGGACTGGGTGCTCAACAACGGGCAGGAATCGGTTATCCTCAAAAAATCGTGGGAAAAAAGCGAGCCGATTCTCGAAAAGCTGCTCGAAGACTCGCATTCTCTCGCCAACGTCAGCGACGCGGGAGCGCACGGGAAGCTGTTCTGCGGCGCGGGCTATAATGTCTTTCTGCTCACCGACTATGTGCGTGACCGCAAGATCATCTCGATCGAGCAGGGCGTGCACATGCTCACGGGGCGGCTTGCGGACTTTTTCGGCCTGCACGACCGTGGCGTGCTCGAGGTCGGCAAGGCCGCCGATATCACGGTGTTCGACCTCGACGAAATCGAGATGCGGCCCGAGATCAAGACCTGGGACGTGTGGGACGGCACCGGCGGGCGCACCTATCGCTACACGCGCGATCCCGCGCCGATGCGGCTGACCCTGGTGAATGGCGAGCCCACGTTCGACCGGGGCGAGTTCACCGGGCGTTATCCCGGCCAATTCATCGGGCCGGTGGCGGCGGTCGAGGCGTATGCCCTCGCGGCGGAATAA
- a CDS encoding acyl-CoA dehydrogenase family protein, translating into MYLAPDGDELEIAQAAAGFLAEAMSIERLHGAACADMSADLRHSLGSMGWFALALPGHAGGSGLSAVEHALFFREVGRQCGPVDVLAQCLAATIVDDNALRSSIVSGDVGVALAVGDGTGLRIFGSENAAFMLQLGRDRSDLYTFKNSASEPRASLDPATSIRVSDRVPTVASSETGDRAWNLGQLGTAAMLVGIAEASLDQIVDYAKVRETFGKKIGSWQAVRHPCADMAVRLEAARAQLWFAATAMKEGRGDAGVHLDAAKYLANQAALANADTNIQLHGGIGVTDEHHAHLYLKHALVLARLFGGRREVLGRLLHAEVED; encoded by the coding sequence ATGTATCTTGCGCCTGACGGCGACGAGCTCGAAATCGCACAGGCGGCGGCAGGGTTTCTTGCCGAAGCGATGTCGATCGAGCGGCTGCATGGGGCGGCTTGCGCCGATATGAGTGCCGATCTGCGCCATTCGCTGGGGTCAATGGGCTGGTTCGCGCTGGCGCTGCCCGGACACGCTGGCGGCAGCGGGCTGTCGGCGGTCGAACACGCGCTGTTCTTCCGCGAAGTCGGGCGGCAGTGCGGTCCGGTCGATGTTCTCGCGCAATGCCTGGCCGCAACAATTGTCGACGACAACGCCCTGCGGAGCTCGATCGTCAGCGGCGATGTGGGGGTCGCGCTGGCGGTCGGGGACGGAACGGGCCTCCGCATTTTTGGCTCGGAAAATGCTGCATTCATGCTGCAGCTCGGACGAGATCGTTCGGACCTGTACACGTTTAAAAATAGCGCAAGCGAACCGCGCGCCTCGCTCGATCCGGCAACCTCGATACGTGTTTCGGACAGGGTGCCGACAGTCGCATCTTCCGAAACGGGCGACCGTGCATGGAATCTCGGTCAGCTCGGAACGGCAGCGATGTTGGTGGGGATTGCCGAGGCATCGCTCGACCAGATCGTCGATTATGCCAAGGTGCGCGAGACCTTCGGTAAGAAAATCGGGTCATGGCAGGCGGTGCGCCATCCCTGCGCCGACATGGCCGTGCGGCTCGAAGCGGCACGCGCGCAGCTCTGGTTTGCGGCAACAGCGATGAAGGAAGGGCGTGGCGACGCCGGCGTCCACCTCGACGCCGCCAAATATCTCGCCAACCAGGCGGCGCTGGCCAATGCCGACACCAATATCCAGCTGCACGGCGGCATCGGCGTGACCGACGAGCATCACGCGCATTTGTATTTGAAACATGCGCTTGTCCTTGCCCGTCTGTTCGGCGGGCGCCGCGAAGTGCTCGGGCGTTTGCTCCACGCCGAGGTAGAAGACTGA
- a CDS encoding TetR/AcrR family transcriptional regulator gives MNVGNNINEQPRIRDAARTAQSILRAAQELFAAQGYTTTGVREVAALAGVNSALVRRYFGSKEGLLRAAVEEFLIIDVFFEGNRGDFGARSVRLLLNAETLPNPVAMMILATADPAARALCADLLHDKIIKPLAEWLGGADALARAGQLNLLWVGYMVARQILPTRPVHDFEEATLRWLSETTQKIADGATAPETAIKQLDGVG, from the coding sequence ATGAACGTTGGCAATAACATTAACGAGCAGCCCAGAATACGCGACGCCGCGCGCACGGCGCAGAGTATCTTGCGTGCAGCTCAGGAGCTGTTCGCCGCCCAAGGATATACGACCACAGGCGTTCGCGAGGTCGCAGCCTTAGCAGGCGTAAACTCGGCGCTGGTGCGCCGCTATTTCGGGTCGAAGGAAGGACTGCTTCGTGCAGCTGTCGAGGAGTTCCTGATCATCGACGTCTTCTTCGAGGGAAACCGGGGGGACTTCGGCGCCCGTTCGGTCAGGCTCCTCCTCAATGCAGAGACGCTACCCAACCCGGTCGCGATGATGATTCTGGCGACAGCAGATCCAGCCGCGCGCGCGCTGTGCGCTGACCTGCTTCATGATAAGATTATTAAGCCGTTAGCCGAATGGCTCGGGGGCGCTGATGCCTTGGCGCGTGCTGGCCAGCTAAACCTGCTTTGGGTCGGCTACATGGTGGCGCGTCAGATCCTGCCGACGCGACCTGTCCATGATTTTGAGGAGGCCACGTTGCGCTGGCTGTCTGAGACGACGCAAAAGATTGCCGATGGCGCCACGGCACCAGAAACAGCGATCAAACAATTGGACGGGGTTGGGTAA
- a CDS encoding TetR/AcrR family transcriptional regulator has protein sequence MFDLSQETQVTGLAAFHRQRKADSRERLLAAAVEQFGRSGYSPVSVEDIATVAGVSRMTFYRHFRGKADIATALFDRNVVEAGPDLLRVREIDWRSRGAVHGWLERLFAADHANRMLLRVFVEAAAIEPEFTRQAHAQIDAWIAEIGEAIPAFALDGSNAGDRRRWLEAWLLVYEILDQSNHAALDSGIARDPLMLDVLADRFLAFVVPGMPA, from the coding sequence ATGTTCGACTTGTCTCAGGAAACGCAGGTCACGGGGCTGGCGGCATTCCATCGACAGCGCAAGGCCGACAGCCGCGAGCGTCTGCTCGCTGCTGCGGTCGAGCAGTTCGGTCGGTCGGGCTACTCGCCGGTGTCGGTCGAGGACATTGCGACCGTCGCCGGGGTCAGCCGAATGACCTTCTATCGCCACTTCCGGGGCAAGGCCGACATCGCGACCGCGCTGTTCGACCGCAACGTCGTCGAGGCGGGGCCGGACCTTCTACGCGTGCGCGAGATCGACTGGCGGTCGCGTGGCGCTGTACACGGCTGGCTCGAACGGTTGTTCGCTGCCGATCACGCCAACCGCATGCTGCTGCGTGTCTTTGTCGAGGCTGCTGCCATTGAGCCCGAATTTACCAGGCAGGCGCATGCCCAAATCGATGCCTGGATCGCAGAGATAGGCGAGGCAATTCCGGCGTTTGCGCTCGACGGTTCCAACGCTGGGGACCGCCGTCGCTGGCTCGAGGCGTGGTTGTTGGTTTACGAAATCCTCGACCAGAGCAACCATGCCGCGCTCGATTCCGGCATCGCCCGCGATCCGTTGATGCTCGACGTCCTCGCAGACCGGTTTCTTGCTTTTGTTGTTCCTGGAATGCCCGCATGA